From a region of the Phragmites australis chromosome 21, lpPhrAust1.1, whole genome shotgun sequence genome:
- the LOC133904026 gene encoding uncharacterized protein LOC133904026 has protein sequence MSSSPSEVATCKNEGLPQTQRTGGARWFTLVLDTELFPNSLPRRWFGEEERNEKKTPPLLSPLGLVTVSFSLISISSPAWSPRRLSTGRDRVHASEKLYGFRFFDAARSRILDAWMERFGALDAAKAILPDAGRLVEHAKMRQSEAAAA, from the exons ATGAGTTCTTCTCCTAGTgaggttgcaacttgcaagaatGAAGGACTCCCACAGACACAACGAACTGGTGGTGCACGTTGGTTTACATTGGTCCTTGATACCGAGTTATTCCCAAACTCCCTCCCCAG AAGATGGtttggagaggaagaaagaaacgAGAAGAAGACGCCTCCTCTTCTCAGCCCGTTGGGCCTGGTCACCGTTTCCTTCAGCCTTATCTCCATCAGCTCTCCCGCCTGGTCTCCCCGCCGCCTCAGTACTGGTCGTGACAGGGTGCACGCCAGCGAGAAGCTCTATGGTTTCAGGTTCTTTGACGCAGCCAGGAGCCGGATCCTGGACGCATGGATGGAGCGGTTTGGCGCGCTCGACGCGGCCAAGGCGATCCTGCCGGACGCCGGCAGGCTGGTCGAGCACGCCAAGATGAGGCAGTCCGAGGCTGCTGCAGCCTGA